Proteins found in one Aspergillus puulaauensis MK2 DNA, chromosome 8, nearly complete sequence genomic segment:
- the chsB gene encoding chitin synthase class II (CAZy:GT2_Chitin_synth;~COG:M;~EggNog:ENOG410PF8Q;~InterPro:IPR029044,IPR004835,IPR004834,IPR013616;~PFAM:PF01644,PF08407;~TransMembrane:7 (o668-687i707-726o746-765i777-800o820-843i948-968o980-1009i);~go_function: GO:0004100 - chitin synthase activity [Evidence IEA];~go_function: GO:0016758 - transferase activity, transferring hexosyl groups [Evidence IEA];~go_process: GO:0006031 - chitin biosynthetic process [Evidence IEA]), with translation MSQPRIPYGQDEDPPAYSYGGSYLSDNDESPMRNSGPTMRLLPTSSQVESTGYSQIESELSADLGAASAYRYGDPFSDDNQTESRYADRYSYEFDRDETLTRPASSLRNAPTIPPPTASVADEMHFSSRPASPTRPWSPTRGPDWARPPSVAGSQYERADLNGSPRPGTPSSRYGGSPRRPLPPAPLFSKPGAGARDTKIDIGDDEDDDPFGGGGRTINSRHGGRGSVQSFTSGSTIITDERDLEKVDLEEYDDDETNSMVDPNLHYGPAPEKQGRRGVRDAQVSKKEVQLINGELILECKIPTILHSFLPRRDDREFTHMRYTAVTCDPDDFTQRGYTLRQQIGRTMRETELFICVTMYNEDEIHFTRTMHGIMRNISHFCSRSKSRTWGKDGWKKIVVCIIADGRKKVHPRTLNALAALGVYQEGIAKNIVNQKQVNAHVYEYTTQVSLDSDLKFKGAEKGIVPVQMVFCLKEHNQKKLNSHRWFFNAFGRALQPNICILLDVGTRPEPTALYHLWKAFDQDSNVAGAAGEIKASKGKNMLGLLNPLVASQNFEYKMSNILDKPLESVFGYITVLPGALSAYRFFALQNDAEGNGPLNQYFKGETLHGKDADVFTANMYLAEDRILCWELVAKREERWVLRFVKSAVGETDVPDSIPEFISQRRRWLNGAFFAAVYSIVNVKQLWKTDHSIARKVLLQIESAYQLLQLIFTYFGLANFYLAFFFIAGSLTDKKMDPFGHNMGKYIFVVLRYACILVMCLQFIFSMGNRPQGAKKLYLSSMIVYSVVMIYTAFCTLYLVVLELMAKTGHDVPLTVSDTLFVNIVISLLSTVGLYFFTSFMYLDPWHMFTSSAQYFALLPSYICTLQCYAFCNTHDVTWGTKGDNSLNTDLGTARIINGSIVEVEMPSEQLDIDSGYDAALRNLRDRLEVPDPGISESQQQEDYYRAVRTYMVSVWMVANVVLAMAVSEVYGVGSGGTNVYLAIVLWAVAALAIIRAIGSTTYAVLYLVQKIVEGKAKFEAGNIASANASAATSSVGGGTKSNVSYGSKGLNVTDKINETKWAFSRAMHKAMFWKK, from the exons ATGAGCCAGCCTCGTATACCTTACGGTCAGGACGAGGATCCTCCGGCTTATAGCTATGGAGGATCCTACCTGTCGGATAATGATGAATCTCCGATGCGTAACAGCGGTCCGACTATGCGACTTCTCCCAACCAGTTCTCAGGTCGAATCGACTGGTTATTCTCAGATTGAATCCGAGTTGAGCGCAGATCTGGGGGCTGCTTCAGCTTATCGATATGGAGATCCGTTTAGTGATGATAATCA GACGGAAAGCAGATATGCGGATCGGTACTCCTATGAATTTGACCGGGATGAAACACTCACACGCCCTGCTTCAAGCCTACGAAATGCGCCCACTATACCTCCGCCCACCGCATCGGTTGCGGACGAGATGCACTTTTCCTCTCGCCCCGCCTCGCCTACACGACCCTGGTCCCCTACCCGTGGGCCAGACTGGGCTAGACCTCCATCTGTGGCTGGCTCGCAATACGAACGCGCAGACTTGAATGGTAGCCCCCGGCCTGGAACCCCTAGTTCAAGATATGGTGGGAGTCCTAGGCGACCCCTCCCACCGGCTCCATTATTCTCAAAGCCAGGAGCAGGCGCGCGGGATACAAAAATTGATAtaggtgatgatgaagacgacgacccaTTCGGCGGTGGAGGGCGGACAATAAATTCTCGCCATGGAGGCCGTGGTAGTGTTCAATCATTCACCAGCGGGTCAACCATCATAACGGATGAGAGGGATCTCGAAAAGGTTGATCTAGAAGAAtacgacgacgatgaaacCAATTCCATGGTTGACCCCAACCTGCACTACGGACCGGCTCCAGAGAAACAGGGCCGTCGAGGTGTCCGTGACGCACAGGTGTCGAAGAAAGAGGTCCAGCTGATCAACGGTGAGCTGATCTTGGAGTGTAAGATTCCTACGATCTTGCATAGCTTTTTGCCGCGCCGAGATGACCGAGAATTTACACACATGCGGTACACTGCTGTAACCTGCGACCCGGACGATTTTACACAAAGAGGTTATACGTTGCGCCAGCAGATTGGAAGGACCATGCGCGAAACCGAATTATTCATTTGTGTCACCATGTACAACGAGGACGAAATTCATTTTACTCGGACCATGCATGGTATCATGCGAAATATCAGCCACTTCTGTTCTCGGTCCAAGTCTCGTACTTGGGGTAAAGAcgggtggaagaagattgtggTCTGTATTATTGCCGACGGACGGAAAAAGGTGCATCCGCGGACACTGAATGCTCTAGCAGCCCTAGGTGTCTATCAAGAAGGCATTGCGAAGAACATTGTCAACCAGAAACAGGTCAATGCCCACGTTTATGAATACACGACCCAAGTATCGCTCGATTCCGACCTCAAATTCAAGGGAGCCGAGAAAGGAATCGTACCTGTCCAGATGGTTTTCTGTTTGAAGGAACATAACCAGAAAAAGCTGAACTCACATCGTTGGTTCTTCAACGCTTTCGGCCGCGCCCTGCAACCTAACATCTGCATTCTACTCGATGTTGGTACAAGGCCAGAACCCACGGCTCTGTACCACTTGTGGAAGGCCTTCGATCAAGACTCCAATGTGGCTGGTGCAGCTGGTGAAATCAAGGCAAGCAAGGGCAAAAATATGCTTGGTCTCCTGAATCCCCTAGTGGCAAGCCAAAATTTTGAGTACAAGATGTCCAACATTCTTGACAAGCCCTTGGAGTCCGTGTTTGGTTATATTACCGTGCTGCCAGGTGCGCTCAGTGCATACCGATTCTTCGCCTTGCAAAACGACGCTGAGGGCAACGGTCCTCTGAATCAGTATTTCAAGGGAGAAACACTGCATGGTAAAGATGCGGATGTATTCACAGCCAATATGTACTTGGCAGAAGACCGTATCCTCTGCTGGGAGTTGGTAGCTAAGCGGGAAGAGAGATGGGTCCTGAGATTCGTGAAGAGCGCTGTTGGAGAGACTGACGTTCCTG ATTCCATTCCCGAATTTATCTCCCAACGTCGTCGATGGCTGAACGgtgccttcttcgcggccGTTTACTCCATCGTTAACGTTAAGCAGTTGTGGAAAACCGATCATTCTATTGCACGCAAGGTCCTGCTTCAGATTGAATCAGCATACCAGTTACTTCAACTAATTTTCACCTACTTTGGTCTA GCAAACTTTTATCTTGCATTTTTCTTCATTGCAGGCTCCCTTACGGACAAGAAGATGGACCCGTTCGGCCACAATATGGGCAAATATATCTTTGTTGTACTCAGATATGCTTGTATTTTGGTTATGTGTCTCCAGTTCATTTTCTCTATGGGCAATCGACCTCAAGG AGCAAAAAAGTTATACCTTTCCAGTATGATTGTGTACAGTGTAGTCATGATTTACACAGCTTTCTGTACACTTTACTTGGTTGTGCTTGAACTCATGGCCAAAACGGGACATGATGTGCCACTTACCGTCAGTGACACACTTTTCGTGAACATCGTTATTTCTCTACTCTCCACCGTCGGACTTTACTTTTTCACGTCGTTCATGTACCTTGACCCATGGCATATGTTCACTTCATCGGCGCAGTATTTCGCTCTGTTGCCCAGCTACATCTGCACACTGCAATGCTATGCGTTCTGCAACACCCACGACGTGACCTGGGGTACCAAAGGAGACAACTCGCTCAACACCGACCTGGGTACGGCCCGTATCATTAATGGCTCTATCGTGGAGGTCGAGATGCCTTCGGAACAACTCGACATTGACAGCGGCTACGATGCTGCGCTCCGCAATCTTCGAGACCGCCTGGAAGTCCCCGACCCCGGGATTTCCGAGAgtcagcagcaggaagactACTACCGCGCAGTGCGTACGTACATGGTTTCCGTATGGATGGTGGCCAACGTGGTTCTCGCTATGGCTGTGTCCGAAGTTTACGGTGTCGGCTCGGGTGGTACCAATGTCTACCTCGCTATCGTCTTGTGGGCTGTCGCAGCCCTAGCTATTATTCGTGCCATCGGATCAACAACCTACGCTGTCTTGTATCTTGTCCAGAAGATCGTTGAGGGCAAGGCCAAGTTTGAAGCCGGGAACATCGCCAGTGCCAATGCCAGTGCGGCCACAAGCTCAGTCGGTGGTGGGACAAAATCGAATGTGTCCTATGGAAGCAAAGGCTTGAACGTGACTGACAAGATCAACGAAACCAAATGGGCATTTTCGAGGGCGATGCACAAAGCCATGTTTTGGAAGAAGTGA
- a CDS encoding SAC3/GANP domain protein (BUSCO:EOG092625AX;~COG:K;~EggNog:ENOG410PG7F;~InterPro:IPR005062) gives MSSGIPPWRASASATTTALFPNHATPAYIPVQARRSLTKPASSSTTPVSSQPTTAAADAADRKRVDWPDPVRMYVQRSFAPDQQIPGVTRVEMETKLKSVITNAAETDMLGKIDWETLPLPQIMVQNDKTRVLANPEASTWGSPYATAPTYKRDAPGADDMSKKRKSAEYQAVSGAYPPWRQTNRSNAFEDRITYSPTDKRQRLDFQNSSSKSKANLEMRKRRFEDPRGGYGSSPSSRGASPTPAPSGPVVGRCQDLEKRYFRLTSAPNPDTVRPLSVLVKTLDLLKKKWKKDNNYTYICDQFKSLRQDLTVQHIRNEFTVSVYEIHARIALEKGDLGEYNQCQTQLRALYTQQPGGHPTEFKAYRILYFIHTRNWTAMNDALADLTPADKQSGAVKHALDVRSALALGNYHRFFQLYLDTPNMGAYLMDMFVDRERLSALSAICKAYKPDVKIRFITEELGFESDEQSARFILDHSAEDMLLEKDGAVRLLTGVRTAQYFETAKASAHRVIDIKGQI, from the exons ATGAGCTCCGGCATACCGCCCTGGCGTGCCAGCGCGTCAGCAACCACTACTGCTCTCTTTCCAAACCATG CTACTCCGGCATATATACCGGTTCAAGCACGCCGTAGCCTCACCAAACCAGCCTCGAGTTCCACTACCCCTGTTTCATCTCAGCCAACAACAGCCGCAGCAGACGCAGCCGACCGCAAACGAGTAGATTGGCCGGATCCTGTCCGCATGTATGTACAACGGAGTTTCGCTCCCGATCAGCAAATCCCGGGGGTCACTagggtggagatggagaccaAGTTGAAGTCGGTCATAACGAACGCAGCAGAGACAGACATGCTCGGCAAGATTGATTGGGAGACCCTACCGTTGCCCCAGATCATGGTGCAGAATGATAAAACAAGGGTATTGGCTAATCCCGAGGCCTCAACATGGGGATCGCCCTACGCTACTGCCCCAACATACAAGCGCGATGCACCTGGTGCCGACGACATGTCTAAGAAAAGGAAGTCGGCTGAGTACCAAGCGGTTTCAGGCGCCTACCCACCGTGGAGGCAAACTAACAGATCAAATGCTTTTGAAGATCGAATCACTTATTCCCCAACAGACAAACGACAACGACTAGATTTCCAAAACTCAAGTAGTAAGTCCAAAGCTAATCTGGAAATGCGGAAGAGACGTTTTGAGGACCCCAGAGGAGGATATGGATCATCGCCGTCGTCACGAGGCGCTTCTCCAACGCCCGCCCCATCTGGTCCCGTGGTTGGAAGATGTCAGGACCTGGAGAAGCGTTATTTCCGTTTGACTTCGGCGCCGAATCCGGATACTGTCCGACCCCTCTCTGTGCTTGTGAAGACTCTGGATCTTCTAAAGAAGAAGTGGAAAAAGGACAACAACTATACCTATATCTGTGACCAGTTCAAATCGTTACGCCAGGACTTGACCGTGCAGCATATCAGGAACGAGTTTACCGTCAGTGTCTATGAGATCCACGCTCGTATTGCTTTAGAGAAGGGAGACCTTGGTGAGTATAATCAGTGTCAGACACAGCTGCGAGCTCTGTACACACAGCAACCGGGAGGTCACCCGACCGAATTTAAGGCATATCGCATTCTCTACTTCATCCACACTCGGAACTGGACGGCCATGAACGATGCCCTAGCCGATCTAACCCCAGCAGACAAGCAAAGTGGTGCTGTCAAGCATGCATTGGATGTGCGGTCTGCGCTGGCCCTTGGAAATTACCACCGGTTTTTCCAACTTTATCTTGACACTCCGAATATGGGAGCTTACCTGATGGATATGTTTGTTGATCGCGAGCGACTATCTGCTCTTTCCGCCATTTGTAAAGC ATACAAGCCAGACGTAAAAATCCGCTTCATCACCGAAGAGCTAGGCTTCGAGTCCGATGAGCAGAGTGCGCGCTTCATCCTGGACCATAGCGCGGAGGACATGCTATTGGAAAAGGACGGAGCCGTCAGACTGCTTACAGGGGTCAGAACAGCCCAATATTTTGAAACGGCCAAAGCCAGCGCCCATCGCGTGATTGATATCAAGGGTCAGATATAA